The Serinus canaria isolate serCan28SL12 chromosome Z, serCan2020, whole genome shotgun sequence genomic interval TGCAGTGTGGTTTAGACAGGCCTCCTGCTTCCTTGGGAGAGCTGAggaggaaataataaaaacttccATCTGGATGAACACCTTTTAACATGTTTTTACCTCTCtcatggcagggctgtgcacaggagctggAGTCTGGGCTGCAGAGTGTTATCAGCTATGCCATGCTTGTAATCCTGGGGTTTGCCATTGTAAAGGTAAACACTCCTGTCTCTTCCCTCATGGAAAATAGTACTGTTTGCCCTTGGATCTCAGGTCTTCATCTTCACTGTCCTAACAGCCTACAGCCTTCTTCTGCCTCTGGAGTAGACTCAGTCTTCTGTTCCTCGCTTGTGTTTTTCCCACTGTCTGTGTTTCATCTGCCTCACAATGATGGGAGGGATTCAAAAGATAGtaggggatttgggatggaaattCAATCTGGAATCCATTTTATCATAGTCACAGAATCTCAGGATGGTTTTGGTGTTAAGGGACCTTAAcacccatccagtgccaccccctgccatggccggggacactttccactgtcccaggctgctccaagccctgcccagcctggcctgggacattgccagggatccagggacagccacagctgctctgggcaccctgggccagggcctgcccaccctcccagccagcaattcctcattcccaatatcccatctgtCTCTGACGtctggccctgggaagccattcctgTCACTCCTTGTCCAAAGGTGTTCTTAAATAGTTTGGAGAACTCATTTTACCCCCAAACAATCCTAGCCTTTCACTGAAATTTCCCCCATGGCaagataaatattaatttatgtgAATGTACTAATTAATGGAACAAACCAGAGAGGAAACATTCCAGCCGGAACTATTACTGGGAATTGGTATGCAAAAATAACACTTTAtgcagatgtatttttaaattagtttttttcaAATGATGAAGTCATCCGCTGTGTAGGTGTTTAGTCTGACAACTGAAGTAGAAACACAGCAGGACCAAGTCCCTTGTGCACTCCCTCTTTTCCAGTTCTTCGCCATGCTGAGCATCTGTGTGCTTACTtgcaagaaagaagaaagtggATATCAGCCTCTTTACACAGCGGCATTTGCTTAATAAACTGAGAACGGCCTTGCTTCCTGATGATGAAACTGACTTGTGATCACACCACAGCTTTCTGAAACGTTATGCTAAGTTTGGACCTGTGACTACAGCTAGCACTGGGTGGTATAGTAGGCTCCAGAAAGAAACTTTATTCTTCCCAAAAACATGCAGCagaaattttgtcttttaatcAATAAATTGGTGGAGACCTCAGGAGTGGTTTCAGTTGCCTGCACAAACCTCAGATCCTTCCCATCATATGgttaaaacaacaaaagaaactTGTAAATGCCAGGTTTAAATACTCTTCATAAGCATGGGGATCTGTAGTatgtttttttctatatttGATTGTGtagtttcaggtttttttccccttccttatGTCACACATTGTAATTCTGTTTGCTGCAAAGGTTGTTAGTGCAAGACAGCCCCACGCTTAAAGTCTCAAACAAGCATTGGTGTGGTTGTTGGGAGCAGCTAGCTCAAAACCCCGGGTTTTGAGCTTTTGGGCtcaaaagcttttctctttggtttggttttaatcTCTTAATTATTGACATTAAAAATTCCTTATGAAGAAGGGCTTTTGAACATtatcttcctcctttttctgtgGTTTGCCTGGGGGAACTAATGCCACATTCCCACCCTGACCATGCTTCTCtgctaaaatattaaaaagatacATTCTTGTACTAAGCAATTTCAATAATGTGCTGTAGCGCTGCCTTTGCACATTTCTGTTCTCCTTAGTTCTGCTGGACACAGACTGGATTGTATCCTTGCTTTAACACAATCCTTCTAAAACTTGTTTGTATGTTAATCTGTTTATAAGCTCTTCAGAATTTTGGGGATAGAGAACAGAGGGAACTGTGAGTTTTTTTGTATCAGGGAATTGtggaaaagcaacagaaattcTGCTTATTCCTTCCTTGGAGAGATAAGCAGCCCCTCCTTAGTAAAATAAACCTTTATATTTGTggctaaaaagagaaaaaaaaattgaataattgTAAACTGTTTAATTATCTCCATCCCTAccccaagagaaaaaaaaagcagcaatggGTGAGGGTGACAATGTCCTATAGAAGACACACCAGCACGAGCATGTGTATGTTGAAAACTTGAGTTTTTATTGAGGGCTTTGTCTTCTattaaatgctgaaataaactgaatttataTAACCAAGTAATTAATAGTGAGGCGGTTGTTTGTCCATGCTATCACAATTTTCCTGGAGGGAGTGAAGTCCTCAGGGGTGGAACCGGACCGAGGGGCTGAGGGCGCTGCCTCCGAGAGATTCCGCCCGGCTCCCTCAGCAATTCCGCCTTCCGCCCTTTTTTCCGGCTCCCCTCAGCGgtcctgccttcccttcccgcTGCCTTCAGCGATCCCGGCTCCTTCTCACCAGGCTCCGCTCAGCAATTCCGCCATTTGTTCCCGCTCCCCTCAGCGATCGCGCCTCCCTTCGCGCCCCATTCTCCTCAGCGACCCGGCCTCCCTCAGGTATCCCGCTTTCCCTTCTCGCCCTCGGTTCCCTGACCGAACCCCTCAGGGATCCCGCCTGCCGCCCTTCCTTCCCGTTCCCCTCAGCAATCCCGCCTTCTTTGCGGCTCCCCTCAGCGACCCCCCCCTCCCTTCGCGCTCGGCTGTCCTCAGCGATCCGGTCTCCCTTAACACCTCCCTCGGGGATCTGGCTTTTCCTTCCCGCTCGGTTCCCTAACCGCTCCTTCACCAATTCCGCCCTTTCTTTCCATTCCCCTCAGCAATTCCGCGTTGCTCCTCGCCCGGCTCTACTCGGCGATCCCACTTTCCACCCTTCATTGCCGCTCTCCTCGGTGATCCCGCCTCCCGTCGGCGCTCCTggccttcctgccctgcttcaGCACTCCtccaccttcccttcccttccctctcccactGTCCTTTAtgtctttcagattttttcttgccttttgtaAACGTAACTTATCTACGAGAGGGGTTTCCCTAGTGAAGGAAAGAACCTGTTTCAACCCGTGCATTAAGATTACATCACCCAAATAAATATGCACTAGGTGGGCGGAGAATATGCAGAATATACAGTGGGCGTGATGACGTGAATTTTACTGTTAACAGATGTAACTTTTTACCCCTTGACAAGCTGATTAGTGGGAACGTCCTCCTCGCACGCTGAGCTGAATAAACAATGTCTTCTAAGGTGAACTCTTATGTCTGTGTTCACAGAGCTCCTAAAATCGAAAAGACCCTCCACACTCCCACTCCCCTCAGAGTTCCCGCCTCACGCCCTTCCTCCCAGTCCCGCCAGACTCACAGAATTATAGTCAAAGGTTGGAAAAAATCTCTGAGATCGTGCCCAACCCTTTGTCATTCAGACCACAGCACTGAGGGCCATGTCCAGGCGTTCCTcggacacctccagggacgaggactccaaacctccctgagcAGTCCCTTCCAATGCCAGAATgtcctttccatgaagaaattcctcctgaagcCTAACCTGAGCTTCCCATGGCGCATCTTGAGACCATatccccttgtcctgtcaccgGTTGTCTGACAGAAAAGACCGACCTTCACCTGACCCACTCCTTTAGTGCCCGGCATAGCGCCCTGAATTCCCCTCAGCGATCCCGCCCTTCCCGCCCGGCTTTCCCTCAGCGCTGACCCCGCTCCGCCCTTTCCGCCCGCCCCGAGCGCTCCTCTCAGCGCGCACGCGCCCTCCGTGCCCTCCCCAACGCCCGCCCGAGCGCGGCGGATTCAAATCGGGGCTCCACCCGAGCTGCGCTAGCCGCGTCCGAGCGTCCTCCAGCCCCGGCCGAGCgtcctcctccccctcctgaGGGAGTGGGACCGGGACGAAGGCCGGAAAGCACTAGTGCTGGGCCTAGTGAAACCCGAGGAGAAACGGGCGCTGCCGCCGGGCGCACGGGTGAGCTCGATCCCCTCAGGCTATCCCAATCCCTCTCGGAGGGTCCCGGTTCCGCCCAGGTACGGAGGGTGGGGGAGGCGGCAGGTCTCTAAGAACGGATTTAGTAAGCGCGGTAGTTTGATAGTATTTTAAgccaaaagtgaaaaaaaaagatgtttttaaagtTTCCAAGTGTGAGCCGCCGGAGGGAGCTGTGTGAGCGCTCAGTGCCGGGCCTCAGTATTAAATGCGGGTTTTTGTCACAttgtataattttttcttttcatcatttCCTGTCTCTAATAGGGTTAATAATTCTATTATTATAGACAATATAGTAATCGATATATAATGCTCTTTTTGATGCCTCCAGACTTCACTAATAActctggttatttttttttcttaattatgtttttaaaaaagcaccCCACTTTAAACATCAGTCATCTGATGTAGTCTCCCTGAGAGAGTCTTCTAAAACTGCCTCATACACGCCAGGTGTTTCTTGGTTTTTGCAGTAAATTCCAACTCCTTTTTTACTGCACACTTCAATGTAATAAGGATGCTCGCACTCTTGCTGAGGAATCGCTGCACTGATATACAATACACTGCATTTATCTCCAAATTATCTCCAAATACAATACACTGCATTTATCTCCAAAGTTCTGGGAAACTTATTGCCTTGTCTAGTGCAactttttgcttcctttcctgctttcaaTTTAGTAAGATAAAAGAGAATTACTCCATTTACTGTTTCGTTTACACTCCCATTGCTTCTTTGACAGAGCAGTGTCCTTctaaaaattttgcttttgtagGCAATGTTTGCAATGTTTTTGGGTCTTTGGTAAATTCCTGCCTTCATTTTTGCTCCCCCTCAGTGTGATGATGAAGGATATGGCATCCTCAAGCCTGGAAGATTTGTGCTTCCACATCAATATGAAGATTTCAAATGTTAAAAAGTGTCTCCTATTGAGAAACCTAGGTAAACAAGAGCAACAGTGGGGTTTGGCTTGTACTTCACTCCAGGAaagacactgaggggctggagccccaggagaggctgagggagctgggaaggggctgagcctggagaaaaggaggctcaggggggaccttgtggctctgcacagctcctgacaggaggggacagcgggggggtgggctgtgctccagggaacagggacaggaggagagggaatggcctcaggctgggcatggggagggtcaggttggacaccagcaggaatttccccatggaaggAGAGGTCAGGAATCCagccagggaggtggtggaatccCGATCCCTGAAGGGGTTTAAAAGCCATGTGGCTGTGACACTTGGGACACaggttagtggtggccttgaCAGTGCTCTGTGGGACCTGGttttagagggcttttccaaacTAAGTGATTCCATGAACTCTGTTGGCTGTGTGGAGTACAAGGCTGACAGTTTGgcttgctgcttctcctggaTGGATATggtggctgaggagcagggagttaGATAATCACTGCTTGTGAAGgggaggaaaatgggattttctttttttcttgcagactTTGTAGCTTAATATTCTCTCTTTTACAGGTAAGGATGATTCCCGCAAGACTGTGCTCCGTAAAATACGGAATGATGTGATCCTTGTACATGATCTCctgaataaaatggaaaacGAAGTtaaacagcaagaaaaactgagaaatttgctcaaagtaattttttttccctgctcataaaatactgaaagatTCAAAGAAATGTTTGATATGTgtgtcacttttttttcctagattgTTAGTGATGTTTGGATGCATGTGCTTACAAGAGAAACTGGGGCTTGGAACAGGCTTGCTGGTTGTTTGTCAGGCAGTTCTCCAGAACAACCAacattaaaaattgtatttttcaagGCTTGtacatagaatcatagaattgtagaATGGTTTGAATTGGAAGGCTCCTTAAAGCTCGTCCATTCCcaactcctgccatgggcagggacaccttccactgtcccaggctgctccaagccccatccaacctggccttggacacttccagggatccaggggcagccacagctcctctggccaccctgggccagggcctcaccacctcctcagggaagaatttattcctaatatctaaGTCTACCTTCCTTCATCCTAAGGACATTAAAATCATGTTTTTGTCACTGGCCTTGAAAACTTGTCTTTATCAAAACAGATATTGTGatctaaaaattaattctacttATGCATCTTTACAATAGCTGCACAAAGTATTCAATTAGAATATTTGTCTGGTTTTCTACTGTGTGTTTTCAGTGCCTTTGTTAAGTCTTTTGTGTAAATGTTGTTTGGGGAATGGAGGTGAGTTTACCACAGTATCTCGTCTTCACCACCATCATTCCCCAGCCAGACCTTGCTCAGGGTGTATTGCTGAAGTTCCTTTTGCCTGCTCAAATTTCTGTGACATTCTGAGGGCAAGGGAAGACACTCCTTCCTTTATATCTTTACTAGTTTTCCTGGGGAAATTATGGGATAAGGAGGTAAGATGATGGGGAGAAAACAAAGACACCTcttaaaaaagctgaaaattaatttagttttgcCCTAATTTCACTTGCTTGATGTTAGTAGGAGATTTCTGATATATTCTGATATCGATTTCAGGAGATGCAGAAGGCTGCTGAGAGAGACCAGAAGGAAGCACAGCACCTCCTTGAACACATTCCATGCTATCTgcccaaaccagcccagagcCGGTATGTGGTACCTGAGCCCAGGGGATTcgggctgctcctggcactgtcCAGCTGCAGCGCTCTACAGCTGTGCTCCTTTCACTCCACGTTAACTGGGGAACTTTGGGACCCAAAGTTGTTGTGTCTGTGGATTCTGCAGTTGGCTCTTGTCCAGGCTTGTGCCAGCACCCCAACAAATCTGTCAGGTTAAGTCTATAAAACCCCAGGTTGTTCCAATGGGAGCTTCCAGGGGTAGGTGTGATGTAGTAGAAAGGAAGTGCTTCTCTGAGTCTGGGCGTCCCTTCATTTAGAATCAAACACATCACTTTTGTAACTGCAGTGCCTACTCATCAAAGGGGTAGTGACCCAAGTGCTGGGTCTCTAGAACTGAAGTGCACCACTGCCCTTCCAAATACAATTAGAAACCAAAAATCCTCTAACTCAGTTGTCTTTCTGCGGGACTTTGAATCCTGTTTGTGGtagttttgttctcttttccctAAGGCAATCCTGCATTTATTTCAGCTAGCTATGACATCCCCTTGCCTTGGAGAGTGCTGTGGTAAGAAGCTTTTCAGAGTCAAGTAGCTCAAGTGTGAAAATGACAAGAACATGAATTAACAGTTTTAACAGAACTAATGTTACTTAATTAACAGAATTAATGTTACTCGGAAGGCTTCTAAGACATTTCAACTCTGAGTTTCTCATCTCTTTCTCCGTCCTGTTGGAGCTGCTTTGTTTTATGGAGTGTTGTTAGTGTGTGTCAGGCGGGGTCACTTGCAGAGAAACCCGTGTTATCTGGGGATCCCAGAGTTTCTTTCCCACCTCGTAGCTCGTCAGAAGGCAATGCATTAGTTTGAACTCAGTGCTTCCAGTATGTGCCCTGAATCAACCAGCTTTACTTGCTCTGGTTCCTCATGCTAGAGAAGCCTCAGTCTCAAAACATGACAGACGTATTCCAGCAAACAGGTTAAATGTGTGGAAAGAGGGttctagaagagaaaaatgaatggtATTTTTTGTTAGTGTGTAGCAGTATGGTCATTGGTGTAGGTATTGTATTGAAGCTTTTCTTAGCTGGTGAAGGGATGACTTGTGCAGAAGCTTTTTTCTTATTCTCACCCTTTAGAGATGAAcccctcagtttaggaaacAGTCTCTCAAAATGTCTCTAGGGGTGACATGTTCCTTTTCAATTTacatgttgctttttttctgtgtgtaagAATTGAAGTTTTTAGGAAATTACCACTTGGGTTCTGCTTTCCTGTCAAAATTTACTTATTGTGGGAAATCCTTTGTCTTAACTTTGTGTTAGCTCCTGGAAATTGTTTAGATGTAAAGGAGACTTGTTCAGTAATTGTGCCACTTCTCACACCAAAAGATTTTTTGGGATGTTAGTTTCCCTTACAATCTTGTCCTGCTTGTGATTAGGAAGTTAATTGTGATATGACTTTTGtcagttcttttctttctagagAGAACCACAATATGTAAAACCAACCAAGCTTTTCTGATAATTTTCTACAGATTGTGCTCAGCCAGCTTACAGCTGCTGTTCTGTCAGTGTCAGCTTGTTGCTGGTGTGTCTTGAGTAATAATACATTGTATGATGATGCCCTTTGTCAAAAcacactttcttcttttttccctgttttgtcACTTCTTGGTATTCACTGTGTTATGCAGTGGAGGGTCAAGGAAGTGTAAGAAGGGACAAAATTGTTCAAAACCCACTGTATCAGGTGTAAATATGTTTTCAGGCCTCTTCCCCAAACCTTCCTCTCCTGGCCTCCTCCCTTTCTGTTCCTGGATGTGTGGGGCTGTGAATATCAGTGTTGAGTGATTTATATGTTGAGTGAGAtaatgcagaaagcagaggagcaCTTGAATGCTGGTGAGACAGGCCTTGAAGTCcctgggaaaatgaaaacaccCACACAGAGAAACTCAGGGATTCATGCTTTAGCAATTGTTTCTCTCCTGTATCCTTgggttttctgttcttgtttacCAGAGGAatctcactgaaataaaaagcaggttAAATATCTCTCAAGCTCTTTGCATCCCCTGTGTTTGTTGAGATTCAGTTTCTTGTTCCACCAGAGCCAGATTTTGTAAACAAGCAtaagtttttccttttcatagtTCAGGTCAGTGGTGAACTGTGTCTATACCACCTCACTGCAGCAGTTCAGGGGCAAAGGAGTGGGTGGGAACACAAAGGAAGGGTGCCTGGATATGGGAATCATCTAGAAAAGGTTTGTTGCAGTGGGATAGACAGCAGGAGACTGGAGCGTGGGAGGAATGGAGTTTCAAGATGTGAACTTGCTTCCCTTGGTTCTTGTGTTTATCCTTtcattccaaacccacctgcaCCACCACCCAAAATTCAcccccctctcctttccctccagtTTGCTGACATTCCCTGCTAGCTGCAGGGTGCCAGGAttcattttgttgttgttgttcagaTGCAAGCAGATGTTCTTCAGATGATGACATCTGCATAAGTTTGGCTGCAGATGTGCTGGGTTTCAGAAGGGCTCTGTGTGGTGTCCCAGcgcagagcagagctgctctcgTCCCCATGACAGGGAGCAGATGGTGTGGGAGCCAGCAGGTGGCACTCACTGTCCTCTCCATGGCTCTGCTGTTCCGCGGGGAACACAGCGAGTGACACCTCAAATCCTGCCCCTGGGGGGGACAGATGGGGCACCGCCGTACCGTTCACTGCTGTGGAGTCCCCATGTGCAGCAACGATCTCTTGTGGATGGTCAGATCCAAGCAGAGGACTTTTTCCTTGTCCAGGTCAGCTCTGTACTGCTTTATTTAATTCTGCTGCACATCCCAGTAATGCCCACGTGTTCTGATGACAGTGGATTTGGCCATATGCATCACCTttgctgtcctgctgaggagcagctgggtgggtgGCTGGCAAATCCCTTGGGGTTTGAGGCTCTAAGCTGAGGGTTTAGAGGAAGGttgaatttataaaattaatgttttaataatCAGGGATAAATCAGGAAATTCTTTGACTTTTGGATCTTgcctaaaaaaaatttaaaagtgtcTGCTAGGTGGTATAGAATTTCTTTACTTCAAAAGTTTAATGGATGAGTCAGGCTTCCCAAGATTTGAAGTATTTCAAATCTGCCTGTgaaggctgcagctctgggctgtgttttaTCTGACAAAAAGCCAGGCCTTGTGTGAAATGTAATGGTACATTGAATTCTGAGCTGTGCCATGCTGCACTTGGACTGCTTCCAGCTCACCTGCTAGCAGCCTCTGGAGCACAGAAACCAAGAGCTGTGCTGAAGTCAGCTGAAGGATATGATTTGAAACAGAGTAGGCTTGCTCACTGATGtttcttctgtgaaatatcACTAATTGTGTACATCCAGCCTAACAGATAGGCCGGAACTTAGGTCTGTGACTAAGCAGTGTAGTGGAATTATCCTTCCTACTTACCTGCTGTTTATGCACGGAATATTCCTTCATTTTACAGCAACATCATGCCAAGTGTGAAAGGACAAACAAAGGCTGTAGAATGCAAAAGTGAGAAGAaacctgaaaaagagaaaaaaaccattaaagAAGCAGCATTAATAACCACAGAGGAGTTTGAAAGTGTCCCTGCGTAAGTAAGCATGGCTTCCTTTGTACCCTGGCATATCAGTTTGGGTGGCACACATAGGTTTGGGAGAGTGACCTCTTGCAGAACTGGGGCTGACAgagatgaaatatttcattgGTG includes:
- the SKA1 gene encoding spindle and kinetochore-associated protein 1, whose product is MMKDMASSSLEDLCFHINMKISNVKKCLLLRNLGKDDSRKTVLRKIRNDVILVHDLLNKMENEVKQQEKLRNLLKEMQKAAERDQKEAQHLLEHIPCYLPKPAQSRNIMPSVKGQTKAVECKSEKKPEKEKKTIKEAALITTEEFESVPAYMKGRIKYDQINAVVQELNKAVVGKYKILYQPLKSMSAPVRNLYHRFIEEETKDTKGAFFIVEDDIKAFTQLKLDKRFHSILSILRHCQRVREIRGSGLIRYVIC